In Pedobacter sp. SL55, the following proteins share a genomic window:
- the rpsB gene encoding 30S ribosomal protein S2, translating into MARTTYQDLLDAGVHFGHLTRKWNPKMAPYIFMERNGIHIIDLNKTLAKTEEAASAIKQIVKSGRKILFVATKKQAKEIVAEQAKKVNMPFVTERWLGGMLTNFATVRKSIKKMANIDKMTKDGTYSILSKKERLMIQRERIKLESLLGGIADLNRLPAAIFLIDVKKEHIAVAEALKLNIPTFAMVDTNSDPSNIDFPIPANDDATKSISLITDIVVKAIEEGLDERKREKDEEAEKEAVAVKAAADAPEAPAKKAKKETAEAEASSEDNTEA; encoded by the coding sequence ATGGCAAGAACAACATATCAAGACTTATTGGATGCAGGTGTACACTTTGGCCACCTTACCCGTAAATGGAATCCAAAAATGGCTCCTTACATCTTCATGGAGCGTAATGGTATCCACATTATAGATTTAAATAAAACTTTAGCTAAAACTGAAGAGGCTGCTTCGGCGATTAAACAAATCGTTAAATCTGGTCGTAAGATCTTATTTGTAGCTACTAAGAAACAAGCTAAAGAAATCGTAGCAGAGCAAGCTAAAAAAGTAAACATGCCTTTCGTAACCGAGCGTTGGTTAGGTGGTATGTTAACTAACTTCGCTACTGTACGTAAGTCAATCAAAAAGATGGCTAACATCGATAAGATGACTAAAGACGGTACTTACTCAATTCTTTCTAAGAAAGAGCGTTTGATGATCCAACGTGAGCGTATCAAATTAGAAAGCCTTTTAGGCGGTATCGCTGATTTGAACCGTTTACCTGCGGCTATCTTCTTAATCGACGTGAAGAAAGAGCACATCGCAGTTGCAGAAGCTTTGAAATTAAACATTCCTACTTTTGCAATGGTTGATACCAACTCTGATCCTTCAAACATCGATTTCCCTATTCCAGCGAATGATGATGCTACAAAATCAATTTCATTGATTACTGACATCGTTGTTAAAGCTATCGAAGAAGGTTTAGATGAGCGCAAGCGTGAGAAAGACGAAGAAGCTGAAAAAGAAGCTGTAGCTGTTAAAGCTGCTGCTGATGCTCCTGAGGCTCCGGCTAAAAAAGCTAAAAAAGAAACTGCTGAAGCAGAAGCTTCATCAGAAGATAACACAGAAGCTTAA
- the rpsI gene encoding 30S ribosomal protein S9 gives MSTTNTSGRRKTAVARIYLKEGNGTITVNGKDHKEYFPTLPLQYIVNQSFEVSELTGRYDVNVNVAGGGVKGQAEAVRLAIAKAIVELDADKKSALRAKGLVTRDMRMVERKKPGRKKARKKFQFSKR, from the coding sequence ATGTCAACAACAAATACTTCTGGTAGAAGAAAAACAGCAGTTGCTCGTATCTATTTAAAAGAGGGTAACGGCACTATTACCGTAAACGGTAAAGATCATAAAGAATATTTCCCAACCCTACCTTTACAATACATTGTTAACCAATCATTCGAAGTTTCTGAATTGACTGGCAGATATGATGTAAACGTAAACGTAGCTGGTGGTGGTGTTAAAGGACAAGCTGAGGCTGTTCGTTTAGCGATTGCGAAAGCTATTGTTGAGTTAGATGCTGATAAGAAATCTGCATTGCGTGCTAAAGGGTTAGTAACCCGCGATATGCGTATGGTTGAGCGTAAGAAACCAGGACGCAAGAAAGCTCGTAAGAAATTCCAATTCAGTAAACGTTAA
- the rplM gene encoding 50S ribosomal protein L13, which translates to MNTLSYKTVSANAKTVNKQWVVVDAEGEILGRLSSKIAMIIRGKNKPEYTPHVDCGDNVIVINADKIKLTGNKLTDKTYVRYTGYPGGQRFISPKELLEKHPRRVVEKAVRGMLPKTKLGKKLYTNLFVYAGAEHPHAAQSPKTIKL; encoded by the coding sequence GTGAATACGTTAAGTTACAAAACTGTCTCTGCGAATGCTAAAACCGTTAATAAACAATGGGTTGTAGTTGATGCTGAAGGAGAGATTTTGGGGCGCTTGTCTTCTAAAATCGCGATGATTATTAGAGGTAAAAACAAGCCAGAGTACACCCCACACGTAGACTGCGGTGATAACGTGATTGTTATTAATGCAGACAAAATTAAGTTAACTGGAAACAAGTTAACTGACAAGACTTATGTTCGTTACACTGGATATCCAGGTGGTCAACGTTTCATTTCTCCGAAAGAGTTATTGGAAAAACACCCTAGACGTGTTGTAGAGAAAGCGGTGCGTGGTATGTTACCTAAAACCAAATTAGGCAAAAAATTATACACTAATTTATTTGTTTATGCTGGTGCTGAGCATCCTCACGCTGCGCAATCGCCAAAAACCATTAAACTTTAA
- a CDS encoding ORF6N domain-containing protein: MKAKQLFTSISDDIVVNKIYEIQNQKVMLDSDLAELYGVETKVLNQAIKRNIERFPDDFMFQLTETEWQSLRSQFVTSKIGRGGRTYLPNVFTEHGVLMLSSVLNSQ; this comes from the coding sequence ATGAAAGCAAAACAACTATTCACCTCCATATCTGATGATATTGTGGTAAACAAAATTTACGAGATACAAAACCAAAAAGTAATGCTAGATAGTGATTTGGCAGAACTTTATGGTGTGGAAACCAAAGTTTTAAATCAAGCAATCAAGAGAAATATTGAGCGATTTCCTGATGATTTTATGTTTCAACTAACTGAAACGGAATGGCAATCTTTGAGGTCACAATTTGTGACCTCAAAGATTGGTAGAGGAGGAAGAACTTATTTGCCGAATGTTTTCACTGAACACGGCGTGTTAATGCTATCTAGTGTTTTAAACAGCCAATAA